AATACGACGGCTATGTCGCTCTCGGCATGGTCATCCGCGGCGAGACCTACCATTTCGAGATCGTGTCGAACGAATCCTCCCGCGCATTGATGGACCTCGCCGTCAGCGAATCGCTTGCCATCGGCAATGGCATCCTGACGGTTGAAAACGATGAGCAGGCATGGGCACGCGCCCGCCGCTCGGACAAGGACAAGGGCGGGTTCGCCGCTCGCGCAGCTCTCACGATGATCGAGCTGAAGAAGAAACTGGGTGCATACGAATGACTAGCGAAAATCCGGAGCGTCAGGTAAAGACAGCAAATCAGCGCGGCGCTGCGCGGCTGGCTGCTGTTCAGGCGCTCTACCAGATGGATATCGGCGGCACCGGTGTTTTGGAAATCGTCGCCGAATATGAGGCTCATCGCCTCGGTCAAGAAATCGACGGCGAGACCTATCTCAAGGCAGATGCCGCGTGGTTCCGTTCCATCGTTTCCGGCGTGGTGCGCGAGCAGCTGCGCCTGGATCCTTTGATCGCCTCTGCCCTGCAGGACGACTGGGCATTGTCGCGCCTCGACAGCACCGTGCGCGCGATCCTTCGCGCCGGCGTTTTCGAGCTTCTCGATCGCAAAGACGTACCGGTAGCCGTGATCGTTACGGAATATGTCGAGATCGCCCGGGCTTTCTTCGAGGATGACGAGCCGAAGCTCGTCAATGCCGTGCTCGACCGCATCGCCAAACAGGTGCGCGGCGAACTGAAGAAGTAAGTCTTCCGTCCGCTATCGGACCATTTCGCGCTTTATGCTGCGCTGCAAGGGTTTTCGTCCCTCGCGGTCTTGACGTCGTGTTTCCCACCCCGCAATCTCCGCACGCAAAGCTAGAGCGTTCCTGTGGAGAGAAGACGATTCGGCTGCGTCCGTGGCCGGAGGGAGGAGTGCTCCGGCACTTTTGGAGGAAAGAGCGAAATGATCATTCTTTTATGCGTAATTGCATGCGGTCTGCTCTCGGTGGTTTATGCCATCTGGGCAACCCGCTCGGTTCTGGCAGCCGATCAGGGAAACAGCCGCATGCAGGAAATCGCGGGTTATATCCGTGAAGGCGCGCAGGCCTACCTCATGCGCCAGTACAAGACGATTGCGATCGTCGGCATCGTAGTTTTTATCGCAGCCTGGCTGCTTCTCTCCGGCATGGCTGCCATCGGCTTTCTGATC
Above is a window of Rhizobium etli 8C-3 DNA encoding:
- a CDS encoding 6,7-dimethyl-8-ribityllumazine synthase → MARDNAPHILIVEARFYDDMADALLDGATFALKEAGATYDVVTVPGALEIPPAIAMALDGADNGGSQYDGYVALGMVIRGETYHFEIVSNESSRALMDLAVSESLAIGNGILTVENDEQAWARARRSDKDKGGFAARAALTMIELKKKLGAYE
- the nusB gene encoding transcription antitermination factor NusB — its product is MTSENPERQVKTANQRGAARLAAVQALYQMDIGGTGVLEIVAEYEAHRLGQEIDGETYLKADAAWFRSIVSGVVREQLRLDPLIASALQDDWALSRLDSTVRAILRAGVFELLDRKDVPVAVIVTEYVEIARAFFEDDEPKLVNAVLDRIAKQVRGELKK